Proteins co-encoded in one Pelodiscus sinensis isolate JC-2024 chromosome 7, ASM4963464v1, whole genome shotgun sequence genomic window:
- the WNT6 gene encoding protein Wnt-6 isoform X2: MPDVSAPWFYTEALRCSLSYSPSLLQRFPACCSRRARRCTRSGCLRRPTPGTQWAVGSPLVMDPNSICRKTKRLAGKQAELCQTEPDIVQEVAKGARLGVRECQHQFRFRRWNCTSHSKYFGRILQQDIRETAFVYAITAAGVSHAITQACSMGELLQCSCAATRSRAPPLPTAGPGAEGSAWEWGGCGDDVEFGYEKSRQFMDAKRKKGKSDIRTLIDLHNNEAGRLAVRSYMRTECKCHGLSGSCTLHTCWKKMPHFREVGDRLLERFNGAFKVMGANDGKTLLPVGHSIKPPDRQDLVYSADSPDFCAANRKTGSPGTRGRVCESAAPGVSGCDLLCCGRGHRAETLVLEENCLCRFHWCCVVQCRQCRVTKELSLCL; the protein is encoded by the exons ATGCCGGATGTGAgcgcaccatggttttatacagaggcactaagatgttctctgtcttattctccatcccttttgcaACGATTCCCAGCATGCTGTTCGCGTCGTGCCCGGCGCTGCACGCGGAGCGGCTGTCTGCGGAGACCTACGCCCGGGACTCAGTG GGCAGTGGGCAGCCCCCTGGTCATGGACCCCAACAGCATCTGCCGGAAGACGAAGCGGCTGGCGGGGAAGCAGGCGGAGCTGTGCCAGACAGAGCCTGACATCGTGCAGGAGGTGGCCAAGGGCGCCCGGCTGGGTGTGCGGGAGTGCCAGCACCAGTTCCGCTTCCGCCGCTGGAACTGCACCAGCCACAGCAAGTACTTTGGCCGCATCCTGCAGCAGG ACATCCGGGAGACGGCCTTCGTCTATGCCATTACGGCGGCGGGCGTGAGCCACGCCATCACCCAGGCCTGCAGCATGGGCGAGCTGCTGCAGTGCAGCTGTGCGGCGACGCGGAGCCGGGCGCCTCCCCTGCCCACGGCCGGCCCGGGTGCCGAGGGCTCTGCCTGGGAGTGGGGTGGCTGCGGGGACGACGTGGAGTTCGGCTACGAGAAGTCCCGGCAGTTCATGGACGCCAAACGGAAGAAGGGCAAGAGCGACATCCGCACCCTCATCGACCTGCACAACAACGAGGCTGGGCGCTTG gCAGTGCGGAGCTACATGCGCACGGAGTGCAAGTGCCACGGCCTCTCGGGCTCCTGCACCCTGCACACCTGCTGGAAGAAGATGCCCCACTTCCGCGAGGTGGGCGACCGCCTGCTGGAGCGGTTCAACGGGGCCTTCAAGGTGATGGGGGCCAACGATGGGAAGACGCTGCTCCCCGTGGGCCACAGCATCAAGCCCCCCGACCGGCAGGACCTCGTCTACTCGGCCGACTCGCCCGACTTCTGCGCCGCCAACCGCAAGACGGGCTCGCCGGGCACGCGGGGCCGGGTGTGTGAGAGCGCGGCGCCGGGCGTGAGCGGCTGCGACCTGCTGTGCTGCGGGCGCGGCCACCGCGCCGAGACCCTGGTGCTGGAGGAGAACTGCCTGTGCCGCTTCCACTGGTGCTGCGTGGTGCAGTGCCGCCAGTGCCGCGTGACCAAGGAGCTCAGCCTCTGCCTCTGA
- the WNT6 gene encoding protein Wnt-6 isoform X1, with the protein MDPNSICRKTKRLAGKQAELCQTEPDIVQEVAKGARLGVRECQHQFRFRRWNCTSHNIRETAFVYAITAAGVSHAITQACSMGELLQCSCAATRSRAPPLPTAGPGAEGSAWEWGGCGDDVEFGYEKSRQFMDAKRKKGKSDIRTLIDLHNNEAGRLAVRSYMRTECKCHGLSGSCTLHTCWKKMPHFREVGDRLLERFNGAFKVMGANDGKTLLPVGHSIKPPDRQDLVYSADSPDFCAANRKTGSPGTRGRVCESAAPGVSGCDLLCCGRGHRAETLVLEENCLCRFHWCCVVQCRQCRVTKELSLCL; encoded by the exons ATGGACCCCAACAGCATCTGCCGGAAGACGAAGCGGCTGGCGGGGAAGCAGGCGGAGCTGTGCCAGACAGAGCCTGACATCGTGCAGGAGGTGGCCAAGGGCGCCCGGCTGGGTGTGCGGGAGTGCCAGCACCAGTTCCGCTTCCGCCGCTGGAACTGCACCAGCCACA ACATCCGGGAGACGGCCTTCGTCTATGCCATTACGGCGGCGGGCGTGAGCCACGCCATCACCCAGGCCTGCAGCATGGGCGAGCTGCTGCAGTGCAGCTGTGCGGCGACGCGGAGCCGGGCGCCTCCCCTGCCCACGGCCGGCCCGGGTGCCGAGGGCTCTGCCTGGGAGTGGGGTGGCTGCGGGGACGACGTGGAGTTCGGCTACGAGAAGTCCCGGCAGTTCATGGACGCCAAACGGAAGAAGGGCAAGAGCGACATCCGCACCCTCATCGACCTGCACAACAACGAGGCTGGGCGCTTG gCAGTGCGGAGCTACATGCGCACGGAGTGCAAGTGCCACGGCCTCTCGGGCTCCTGCACCCTGCACACCTGCTGGAAGAAGATGCCCCACTTCCGCGAGGTGGGCGACCGCCTGCTGGAGCGGTTCAACGGGGCCTTCAAGGTGATGGGGGCCAACGATGGGAAGACGCTGCTCCCCGTGGGCCACAGCATCAAGCCCCCCGACCGGCAGGACCTCGTCTACTCGGCCGACTCGCCCGACTTCTGCGCCGCCAACCGCAAGACGGGCTCGCCGGGCACGCGGGGCCGGGTGTGTGAGAGCGCGGCGCCGGGCGTGAGCGGCTGCGACCTGCTGTGCTGCGGGCGCGGCCACCGCGCCGAGACCCTGGTGCTGGAGGAGAACTGCCTGTGCCGCTTCCACTGGTGCTGCGTGGTGCAGTGCCGCCAGTGCCGCGTGACCAAGGAGCTCAGCCTCTGCCTCTGA
- the WNT6 gene encoding protein Wnt-6 isoform X4: MLPLSRAQLGLFFVLLCPANIIGLWWAVGSPLVMDPNSICRKTKRLAGKQAELCQTEPDIVQEVAKGARLGVRECQHQFRFRRWNCTSHSKYFGRILQQDIRETAFVYAITAAGVSHAITQACSMGELLQCSCAATRSRAPPLPTAGPGAEGSAWEWGGCGDDVEFGYEKSRQFMDAKRKKGKSDIRTLIDLHNNEAGRLAVRSYMRTECKCHGLSGSCTLHTCWKKMPHFREVGDRLLERFNGAFKVMGANDGKTLLPVGHSIKPPDRQDLVYSADSPDFCAANRKTGSPGTRGRVCESAAPGVSGCDLLCCGRGHRAETLVLEENCLCRFHWCCVVQCRQCRVTKELSLCL, from the exons ATGCTGCCCCTGTCCCGAGCCCAGCTCGGACTTTTCTTcgtgctgctctgccccgccaaCATCATCGGGCTCTGGTG GGCAGTGGGCAGCCCCCTGGTCATGGACCCCAACAGCATCTGCCGGAAGACGAAGCGGCTGGCGGGGAAGCAGGCGGAGCTGTGCCAGACAGAGCCTGACATCGTGCAGGAGGTGGCCAAGGGCGCCCGGCTGGGTGTGCGGGAGTGCCAGCACCAGTTCCGCTTCCGCCGCTGGAACTGCACCAGCCACAGCAAGTACTTTGGCCGCATCCTGCAGCAGG ACATCCGGGAGACGGCCTTCGTCTATGCCATTACGGCGGCGGGCGTGAGCCACGCCATCACCCAGGCCTGCAGCATGGGCGAGCTGCTGCAGTGCAGCTGTGCGGCGACGCGGAGCCGGGCGCCTCCCCTGCCCACGGCCGGCCCGGGTGCCGAGGGCTCTGCCTGGGAGTGGGGTGGCTGCGGGGACGACGTGGAGTTCGGCTACGAGAAGTCCCGGCAGTTCATGGACGCCAAACGGAAGAAGGGCAAGAGCGACATCCGCACCCTCATCGACCTGCACAACAACGAGGCTGGGCGCTTG gCAGTGCGGAGCTACATGCGCACGGAGTGCAAGTGCCACGGCCTCTCGGGCTCCTGCACCCTGCACACCTGCTGGAAGAAGATGCCCCACTTCCGCGAGGTGGGCGACCGCCTGCTGGAGCGGTTCAACGGGGCCTTCAAGGTGATGGGGGCCAACGATGGGAAGACGCTGCTCCCCGTGGGCCACAGCATCAAGCCCCCCGACCGGCAGGACCTCGTCTACTCGGCCGACTCGCCCGACTTCTGCGCCGCCAACCGCAAGACGGGCTCGCCGGGCACGCGGGGCCGGGTGTGTGAGAGCGCGGCGCCGGGCGTGAGCGGCTGCGACCTGCTGTGCTGCGGGCGCGGCCACCGCGCCGAGACCCTGGTGCTGGAGGAGAACTGCCTGTGCCGCTTCCACTGGTGCTGCGTGGTGCAGTGCCGCCAGTGCCGCGTGACCAAGGAGCTCAGCCTCTGCCTCTGA
- the WNT6 gene encoding protein Wnt-6 isoform X3: MRRGGSCSQPRAAQERGLAALCPPPRRCHSGVRPVGVRGARAVGSPLVMDPNSICRKTKRLAGKQAELCQTEPDIVQEVAKGARLGVRECQHQFRFRRWNCTSHSKYFGRILQQDIRETAFVYAITAAGVSHAITQACSMGELLQCSCAATRSRAPPLPTAGPGAEGSAWEWGGCGDDVEFGYEKSRQFMDAKRKKGKSDIRTLIDLHNNEAGRLAVRSYMRTECKCHGLSGSCTLHTCWKKMPHFREVGDRLLERFNGAFKVMGANDGKTLLPVGHSIKPPDRQDLVYSADSPDFCAANRKTGSPGTRGRVCESAAPGVSGCDLLCCGRGHRAETLVLEENCLCRFHWCCVVQCRQCRVTKELSLCL; the protein is encoded by the exons atgcgGCGCgggggctcctgctcccagccccgggcGGCGCAGGAGCGCGGACttgctgccctctgccctccgcCGCGCCGGTGTCACTCCGGAGTCAGACCCGTTGGAGTCCGCGGAGCTAG GGCAGTGGGCAGCCCCCTGGTCATGGACCCCAACAGCATCTGCCGGAAGACGAAGCGGCTGGCGGGGAAGCAGGCGGAGCTGTGCCAGACAGAGCCTGACATCGTGCAGGAGGTGGCCAAGGGCGCCCGGCTGGGTGTGCGGGAGTGCCAGCACCAGTTCCGCTTCCGCCGCTGGAACTGCACCAGCCACAGCAAGTACTTTGGCCGCATCCTGCAGCAGG ACATCCGGGAGACGGCCTTCGTCTATGCCATTACGGCGGCGGGCGTGAGCCACGCCATCACCCAGGCCTGCAGCATGGGCGAGCTGCTGCAGTGCAGCTGTGCGGCGACGCGGAGCCGGGCGCCTCCCCTGCCCACGGCCGGCCCGGGTGCCGAGGGCTCTGCCTGGGAGTGGGGTGGCTGCGGGGACGACGTGGAGTTCGGCTACGAGAAGTCCCGGCAGTTCATGGACGCCAAACGGAAGAAGGGCAAGAGCGACATCCGCACCCTCATCGACCTGCACAACAACGAGGCTGGGCGCTTG gCAGTGCGGAGCTACATGCGCACGGAGTGCAAGTGCCACGGCCTCTCGGGCTCCTGCACCCTGCACACCTGCTGGAAGAAGATGCCCCACTTCCGCGAGGTGGGCGACCGCCTGCTGGAGCGGTTCAACGGGGCCTTCAAGGTGATGGGGGCCAACGATGGGAAGACGCTGCTCCCCGTGGGCCACAGCATCAAGCCCCCCGACCGGCAGGACCTCGTCTACTCGGCCGACTCGCCCGACTTCTGCGCCGCCAACCGCAAGACGGGCTCGCCGGGCACGCGGGGCCGGGTGTGTGAGAGCGCGGCGCCGGGCGTGAGCGGCTGCGACCTGCTGTGCTGCGGGCGCGGCCACCGCGCCGAGACCCTGGTGCTGGAGGAGAACTGCCTGTGCCGCTTCCACTGGTGCTGCGTGGTGCAGTGCCGCCAGTGCCGCGTGACCAAGGAGCTCAGCCTCTGCCTCTGA